One region of Glycine max cultivar Williams 82 chromosome 9, Glycine_max_v4.0, whole genome shotgun sequence genomic DNA includes:
- the LOC100803210 gene encoding 60S ribosomal protein L29-1 — MAKSKNHTAHNQSYKAHKNGIKKPKRHRHTSTKGMDPKFLRNQRYARKHNKKSGETATEEE; from the exons ATGGCAAAGTCGAAGAATCACACAGCACACAATCAGTCCTACAAGGCCCACAAAAACGGCATCAAGAAACCCAAGAGGCATCGCCACACTTCCACCAAAGGG ATGGATCCCAAGTTTCTGAGGAATCAGAGGTACGCGAGGAAGCACAACAAGAAGAGTGGTGAAACAGCCACCGAGGAAGAGTGA